Proteins from a single region of Sulfolobales archaeon:
- a CDS encoding MBL fold metallo-hydrolase: MGLVIRWWGHACFELVYGGVSLTIDPHDGASIGIKRPGALSDYVIMSHDHFDHNAYRVVLKEGGKHLLMATAINTLGPFRVKGIETFHDKERGRRRGRNVAYVVETPDGTRIFHAGDLGHLLSPEQIREAGNPHIAMLPVGGTFTIDYEEGLKVFESLGSKVMIPMHYWIKGVNLPLYPVDKLVERVAGSIPVYIVDGNEVETSISNDIITLTSKYGCKEVYSGKNFDRCTLEIRDRIILILRLG; encoded by the coding sequence ATGGGTCTAGTTATTAGGTGGTGGGGCCATGCATGCTTCGAGCTAGTATATGGGGGTGTATCTCTAACGATAGATCCTCATGATGGTGCTTCAATAGGGATCAAGAGGCCTGGGGCTCTATCTGATTATGTGATCATGAGCCACGATCACTTCGATCATAATGCATATAGGGTGGTGCTTAAGGAGGGTGGGAAGCACCTGTTAATGGCCACAGCGATCAATACTCTGGGGCCCTTCAGAGTTAAGGGGATAGAGACCTTCCATGATAAGGAGAGAGGTAGGAGAAGGGGGAGGAATGTGGCATATGTTGTGGAGACCCCTGATGGCACGAGGATCTTCCATGCAGGCGATCTGGGGCATTTGCTTAGCCCAGAGCAGATTAGAGAGGCAGGTAATCCCCATATCGCGATGCTACCTGTGGGGGGCACTTTTACGATAGACTATGAAGAGGGTCTTAAGGTATTCGAATCCCTCGGATCAAAGGTAATGATTCCGATGCACTATTGGATTAAAGGTGTGAACCTCCCACTATATCCTGTTGATAAGCTTGTCGAGAGAGTAGCAGGGTCTATACCAGTATATATTGTAGATGGTAATGAGGTTGAGACCTCTATAAGCAACGATATAATCACCCTCACATCTAAATATGGGTGTAAAGAGGTCTATAGTGGGAAGAATTTTGATCGATGTACGCTGGAGATCAGAGACAGGATTATCTTGATTCTAAGACTAGGGTAG
- a CDS encoding helix-turn-helix domain-containing protein, which yields MARRAEIASFEIEHSGCWTSTTDKYDVKIKTLRQEFISPHIFRASIAIIGEDLRRFISDMRRSKYIVELSLSFSRTYSFNGDRIWLALMDFSSLREGSISDLVYRIGGLILDQEVGGGVERWKILIPRSSRAVRKYLEESLRNMGRLLKISFSEAGVAMFNPDPRTLLSDNERKAVELALSTGLLDYPKRARVADVAKLMGISPATFIYHLRKGEKKLLSIALERWSS from the coding sequence ATGGCGAGAAGGGCTGAGATAGCTAGTTTTGAGATAGAGCATAGTGGGTGCTGGACTAGTACTACGGATAAATATGATGTGAAGATAAAGACCCTGAGACAGGAATTTATATCGCCTCATATATTTAGGGCTAGTATAGCTATCATAGGGGAAGATCTAAGGAGGTTTATAAGTGATATGAGGAGATCCAAATATATTGTTGAGCTGAGCCTTAGCTTCTCAAGAACCTACTCATTTAATGGGGATAGGATCTGGCTTGCCCTCATGGATTTCTCTAGCTTGAGGGAGGGCTCTATCTCCGACCTAGTATATAGGATCGGTGGTCTCATACTTGATCAAGAGGTTGGAGGCGGTGTTGAGAGATGGAAAATACTGATCCCAAGATCCTCTAGAGCTGTTAGGAAATATCTGGAGGAGAGTCTCAGGAATATGGGAAGGCTTCTGAAGATCTCTTTCTCCGAAGCAGGTGTAGCTATGTTCAATCCTGATCCGAGAACCCTTTTAAGCGATAATGAGAGGAAGGCGGTTGAACTAGCTCTAAGCACAGGCCTTCTGGACTATCCTAAAAGGGCTAGGGTTGCTGATGTTGCTAAGCTCATGGGTATAAGCCCTGCAACATTTATATACCACCTAAGGAAGGGGGAGAAGAAGCTTCTAAGCATTGCTCTCGAGAGGTGGAGTTCTTAG
- a CDS encoding AAA family ATPase, which yields MKNGMCIVAIVLVGMPGSGKGVFSDVARSLGYEVYVMGDVIREELIRRGMRVTRENMAYMARELRRLYGDDIVARRVVEEVLAKGLRATPGCRYIVIDGSRSLAELEFFRKSFSSVVLVAIHASPETRYRRLVSRGREGDPKGWDEFVERDALELSMGVGSLIALADIMIINEGIDLEGFRRTASNTLEYIRSRWRCRC from the coding sequence ATGAAGAACGGCATGTGTATCGTAGCAATAGTTCTGGTAGGGATGCCCGGCTCTGGAAAGGGTGTGTTCTCAGATGTTGCTAGGAGCTTAGGATATGAGGTATATGTTATGGGGGATGTCATTAGGGAGGAGCTTATTAGAAGGGGGATGAGGGTTACTAGAGAGAATATGGCTTACATGGCTAGGGAGCTGAGGAGGCTCTATGGCGATGATATTGTTGCTAGGAGAGTTGTCGAAGAGGTACTTGCTAAGGGTTTAAGGGCTACCCCTGGTTGTAGATATATAGTGATAGATGGATCTAGATCCCTCGCGGAGCTAGAGTTCTTCAGAAAAAGCTTCTCTTCTGTAGTGCTTGTAGCTATACATGCCAGCCCAGAGACGAGGTATAGGAGGCTTGTTTCAAGAGGGAGAGAGGGGGATCCCAAGGGGTGGGATGAGTTTGTAGAGAGAGACGCTCTCGAGCTATCCATGGGTGTTGGAAGTCTTATAGCACTAGCAGATATAATGATTATAAATGAGGGCATAGATCTAGAGGGATTTAGAAGGACCGCTTCAAATACCCTAGAGTATATAAGGAGTAGGTGGAGGTGTAGATGCTAA
- a CDS encoding ABC transporter substrate-binding protein: protein MKALSRLYVYIIIAIIVVAVIGAIITYQQLARPPGTVKIGFLGPLQTEYGDAGLKAVMLAVDEINRAGGVLGRRIEIVTYDDGNNPSQGVAGFRKLVEEDRVVAIFGIHASPVGLAILPDMARYKIPVFAMGSVSDAIDINVSNNPGYRYWFRFNINASMHGLMVYLPAKAIASQLGLKRFGLLYDNAPWTIPVIETVKKAIRSDGYEIVYEGTIDIGKTTSFVPHLTKARDSGVEILLVWNAYGDAKFLQRDYDDLKPPFILIQFDGVGMRPEQWNITGGKLSYQVFAFFVYGRGGNVDPKLRGFYDAFKQRYGYDPLFYAPFIYDAVYAWKKAAEASGSFDGDAIADYLEKNGYEGISGRWIFTKGHSPLYGEGYITTMALQWLPGGRLVIIWPSKVAEQQFQPPPWLKR, encoded by the coding sequence ATGAAGGCATTATCGAGGCTATATGTTTACATAATTATAGCTATTATAGTAGTAGCTGTTATAGGGGCTATCATTACATATCAACAGCTGGCTAGACCACCAGGAACGGTTAAAATAGGCTTCCTAGGCCCCCTTCAAACGGAATATGGAGACGCTGGTTTGAAGGCTGTGATGCTAGCTGTTGATGAGATAAATAGGGCTGGAGGGGTTCTAGGGAGAAGGATCGAGATAGTGACATATGATGATGGGAATAATCCTTCACAAGGTGTTGCGGGCTTTAGAAAACTTGTTGAGGAGGATAGAGTAGTGGCTATATTTGGTATACATGCAAGCCCCGTTGGTCTCGCGATATTACCTGATATGGCTAGATATAAGATCCCTGTATTTGCTATGGGCTCTGTATCGGATGCTATAGATATCAACGTCAGCAATAATCCCGGCTATAGATATTGGTTTAGGTTCAACATAAACGCTTCGATGCATGGCTTAATGGTGTATCTCCCAGCTAAAGCTATAGCCTCTCAGCTTGGTCTCAAGAGATTTGGGCTCCTCTATGATAATGCACCATGGACGATACCTGTTATCGAAACCGTTAAAAAAGCTATTAGAAGCGATGGATATGAGATCGTTTATGAGGGTACAATAGATATAGGTAAGACAACAAGCTTCGTACCACATCTAACAAAGGCTAGGGATAGCGGTGTGGAGATCCTGCTCGTATGGAATGCATATGGAGATGCGAAGTTCTTGCAGAGGGACTACGATGATCTTAAGCCCCCATTTATATTGATTCAATTCGATGGGGTTGGGATGAGGCCTGAGCAGTGGAATATAACCGGTGGAAAGCTATCCTATCAGGTCTTCGCATTCTTCGTATATGGGAGAGGAGGCAATGTAGATCCGAAGCTAAGAGGCTTTTACGATGCCTTTAAGCAGAGATACGGATATGATCCTCTATTTTATGCGCCATTCATATACGATGCTGTATATGCATGGAAGAAAGCGGCCGAGGCATCTGGAAGCTTTGATGGAGATGCTATTGCTGACTATCTTGAAAAGAATGGTTATGAGGGCATCAGCGGCAGGTGGATCTTCACTAAGGGGCATTCCCCACTATATGGAGAAGGCTACATAACCACTATGGCTCTCCAATGGCTCCCAGGGGGTAGGCTAGTGATTATATGGCCAAGCAAGGTTGCGGAGCAACAGTTCCAACCACCGCCATGGCTCAAGAGATAG
- a CDS encoding ATP-binding cassette domain-containing protein: MGERLLDVRNLKCAYGNMLAVENANLYLDRGEIVVILGPNGAGKTTLLKAIAGAIKPISGSIVYKGVDITNTDLYSRISMGIRYIPDRDSAFRTLSVEDNLRLVRKDYDISMFPILEKKLKTKAGNLSGGEYKILTLAMAYNSMAELLLIDEPSSGLFPRIKMEVVEILRNLRRKGITMLIAEQDHEMALTLGDRVYGMEAGVIHNHIP, encoded by the coding sequence ATGGGGGAGCGCCTTCTAGATGTTAGAAATTTAAAATGCGCCTATGGAAATATGCTGGCTGTTGAGAATGCAAATCTATATCTAGATAGAGGTGAGATAGTAGTGATTCTCGGCCCTAATGGTGCTGGGAAGACTACATTGCTCAAGGCTATAGCGGGTGCTATAAAACCTATATCCGGATCCATAGTATATAAGGGTGTTGATATAACTAACACAGATTTATATAGCAGGATATCGATGGGGATAAGATATATTCCTGATAGAGACTCTGCATTTAGAACACTAAGTGTTGAGGATAACCTAAGGCTTGTTAGAAAAGACTATGATATATCCATGTTCCCCATACTAGAGAAGAAGTTAAAGACCAAAGCAGGCAATCTTAGTGGGGGAGAGTACAAGATCTTAACACTAGCTATGGCATATAATTCTATGGCAGAGCTTCTCCTAATAGACGAACCCTCATCAGGACTGTTTCCAAGGATCAAAATGGAGGTGGTGGAAATACTTAGAAATCTCAGGAGGAAGGGGATTACAATGCTAATAGCGGAGCAGGATCATGAGATGGCGCTAACCCTCGGCGATAGAGTATATGGGATGGAGGCAGGGGTTATCCACAATCACATCCCATAG
- a CDS encoding ATP-binding cassette domain-containing protein encodes MLELRSISKRFGGVVALENISLKIDKELVGIVGPNGSGKTTLFNVITGHIRQDRGSIVFMGREISDLSIGERVRMGILRTFQSPKVFWSLSVEDNIAPLTKDRSRVREVLEMLGLWEKRGEKPSRLGLSFIRRLELARCLVLNPKILLLDEPLAGLSSEEALELGSLVERLHRDLNIGVVIIEHKISHLSRIARRIIAMNAGKVVIDAPTDEAIKRVREMLLSV; translated from the coding sequence GTGTTAGAGCTAAGATCCATTAGCAAGAGATTCGGAGGGGTGGTAGCTCTAGAAAACATATCCTTGAAGATAGATAAAGAGCTAGTGGGCATTGTAGGCCCCAACGGTAGTGGAAAAACAACCCTTTTTAACGTGATTACGGGACATATAAGGCAAGATCGAGGTAGCATCGTTTTCATGGGTAGAGAGATAAGCGATCTATCAATAGGGGAGAGGGTTAGGATGGGGATTCTCAGAACCTTCCAGAGTCCAAAGGTGTTCTGGTCGCTATCTGTGGAGGATAACATAGCCCCACTCACGAAGGATAGATCTAGGGTGAGGGAGGTTCTAGAGATGCTTGGTCTCTGGGAGAAGAGAGGGGAGAAGCCCTCTAGGCTGGGACTTAGCTTTATAAGGAGGCTTGAGCTAGCTAGATGCCTAGTGCTAAACCCGAAGATCCTTTTGCTTGATGAGCCCCTTGCAGGCTTATCTTCTGAGGAAGCACTGGAGCTAGGATCTCTTGTAGAGCGGTTACATAGGGATCTCAATATAGGTGTTGTGATTATAGAGCATAAGATCTCCCACCTCTCGAGGATAGCGAGGAGAATTATAGCTATGAATGCGGGAAAGGTGGTTATAGATGCACCAACGGATGAGGCGATTAAAAGGGTTAGAGAGATGCTCCTCAGCGTATAA
- a CDS encoding branched-chain amino acid ABC transporter permease → MGDKLYEILLFSIITGLIYMLMATGFNIVLGVAKIVNLAYGAQMILTAYIASTLLSILPLPLALALAILASTAVGGVIWIIMWIFRRDLVLSIVSSIAIALLIEGLILKIYGSRLLSLVIATGDIWGISSQWVVAAVISIASLSFYHVITGHTMLGKKMAAVAENEDLARYMGINVRLVGISSFLISSLMASIASIAITPLYAIYPHIGWYYLTLVLAIVVIGGLGSAVGAMASSMILSFSQSLASYYIGSPAKDLIPLVVLVSTLMLKPEGIFGRGVRWA, encoded by the coding sequence GTGGGCGATAAATTGTACGAGATCCTTCTATTCTCGATCATAACTGGTTTAATATATATGCTCATGGCAACAGGCTTTAACATTGTCCTAGGCGTTGCTAAAATAGTTAACCTAGCCTATGGAGCCCAGATGATCCTAACAGCATATATAGCTAGCACCCTCCTCTCAATACTCCCCCTCCCCCTAGCACTAGCCCTCGCCATATTAGCCTCAACAGCTGTGGGAGGGGTTATATGGATTATTATGTGGATCTTTAGGAGAGATCTAGTACTATCTATAGTATCCTCAATAGCTATAGCCCTTCTAATAGAGGGGTTGATACTTAAGATATATGGATCCAGGTTATTATCATTAGTAATAGCTACAGGCGATATATGGGGGATCTCATCACAATGGGTGGTGGCAGCCGTTATATCGATAGCATCGCTTAGCTTCTACCATGTTATAACAGGACATACAATGCTGGGCAAGAAGATGGCTGCGGTAGCGGAGAATGAAGACCTAGCTAGATATATGGGGATCAATGTGAGGCTTGTAGGGATATCGTCTTTCCTAATCTCATCTCTAATGGCATCTATAGCCTCGATCGCAATAACACCGCTATATGCTATATATCCGCATATAGGTTGGTACTATCTAACATTGGTACTAGCAATAGTAGTAATAGGCGGGCTTGGAAGTGCTGTAGGTGCTATGGCCTCATCCATGATCCTCTCATTCAGCCAGAGCCTAGCATCTTATTACATAGGCTCCCCAGCGAAAGATCTGATTCCTCTGGTGGTTCTAGTATCAACACTCATGCTTAAGCCAGAAGGGATATTTGGTAGAGGTGTTAGATGGGCTTGA